In one window of Candidatus Nitrosocosmicus arcticus DNA:
- a CDS encoding heavy-metal-associated domain-containing protein → MVSYEKAYFKVVGMYCTTCKPIVEKQLKDKDGIKKIAITNITNTVIVEFDPLSITKQDIKERLEESGYKFVRAASYY, encoded by the coding sequence TTGGTATCCTATGAAAAAGCCTACTTTAAAGTTGTTGGAATGTACTGCACTACATGCAAACCTATTGTAGAAAAACAATTAAAAGATAAAGATGGAATTAAAAAAATAGCTATAACCAATATAACAAATACGGTGATTGTTGAGTTCGACCCCTTATCAATAACCAAGCAAGATATTAAAGAAAGATTAGAAGAATCAGGATATAAATTCGTTAGAGCGGCTTCCTATTACTAA
- a CDS encoding multicopper oxidase domain-containing protein, whose protein sequence is MSCILSINPAFTTSEPGDLEEGVSGRSNEIGNEVLQTTIIASKQESKLANQSIPTMVYNGSLVGPTLLASPGDQIELKLVNSLDEPTNLHFHGLHVSPSNNSDNVFCQVLGKLQTILFKFPVTIH, encoded by the coding sequence ATGTCCTGTATTCTAAGTATTAATCCCGCTTTTACGACATCAGAACCAGGAGACCTGGAGGAAGGTGTTAGTGGACGCAGTAACGAGATAGGAAACGAAGTATTACAGACGACGATCATTGCTTCAAAGCAGGAGAGTAAACTGGCTAATCAATCGATCCCAACTATGGTCTATAATGGATCCCTTGTGGGACCAACTCTGCTGGCCAGTCCAGGCGACCAGATTGAACTGAAACTAGTTAACTCCCTTGACGAGCCTACAAATTTGCACTTCCATGGATTACATGTCTCGCCCTCAAACAACTCCGACAATGTTTTTTGCCAAGTCCTGGGTAAACTGCAAACTATACTATTCAAATTTCCAGTAACCATCCATTAG
- a CDS encoding aldo/keto reductase, producing MEEKGHRYQIGPDLTIHRIANGMWQVAGGHGYIDHELAFDDMMKYHEAGFTTWDLADIYGPAEDFIGLFRRRLSEIKGKEELDRIQALTKWVPQPGRITYSIVKENIQKSLNRMCVDSLDLLQFHWWDYNNPSYMDALKYLSDLREEGLIKHIGLTNFDTERMQLMMDSGLQIVSNQIQYSIIDRRPEVKMMSFCQEHNIRLLAYGSLCGGLMSERYLRRTQEPAVAELDTLSLRKYKKMIDIWGGWSLFQELLSTLNEIAQKHNVSIANIATRYILEKPAVAGSIIGVRLGISDHRINNAQVFNFSLGKSDYDVIDTICAKSNNLFDIVGDCGDEYR from the coding sequence ATGGAAGAAAAAGGCCACCGCTACCAAATAGGCCCTGATTTGACAATACATAGAATAGCCAATGGCATGTGGCAGGTCGCAGGAGGACATGGGTATATCGATCATGAATTGGCATTTGATGATATGATGAAGTATCACGAAGCTGGATTTACCACCTGGGACCTGGCGGATATTTATGGCCCTGCAGAAGATTTCATTGGACTGTTCCGACGGAGATTATCTGAGATAAAAGGAAAAGAAGAACTCGATAGAATTCAGGCATTAACAAAATGGGTACCGCAACCCGGAAGAATCACATATTCTATCGTTAAAGAGAACATACAGAAATCGCTTAACAGAATGTGTGTTGACTCTCTGGATTTACTTCAGTTTCACTGGTGGGATTATAATAATCCGTCCTACATGGACGCTCTCAAATACTTATCGGACCTTCGCGAAGAAGGACTAATCAAGCATATAGGTCTCACAAATTTTGATACTGAACGTATGCAGCTTATGATGGATTCAGGTTTACAAATTGTATCAAACCAAATTCAATATTCAATTATAGATCGTAGACCTGAAGTTAAGATGATGTCATTTTGCCAGGAGCATAATATCCGACTTCTTGCCTACGGAAGCCTGTGTGGGGGACTTATGTCAGAACGATACCTAAGGAGAACACAAGAACCAGCTGTTGCTGAGCTAGATACGCTAAGCTTACGGAAATACAAGAAGATGATAGATATATGGGGCGGATGGAGTTTGTTCCAAGAACTTTTATCCACTTTGAATGAAATTGCACAAAAGCACAATGTGAGTATTGCAAATATAGCAACTAGATATATCCTGGAGAAACCTGCAGTGGCAGGCTCCATTATTGGTGTTAGGCTTGGAATATCTGATCATAGAATTAATAATGCCCAGGTATTCAACTTCAGTTTGGGCAAGTCAGATTATGATGTCATCGATACTATATGTGCGAAGTCAAATAACTTGTTTGACATAGTGGGAGACTGTGGTGATGAGTATAGATGA
- a CDS encoding MscL family protein, whose translation MSNDDIKKSEQNEEVLIVRKTLAQEFFDFLKTFGIIGLALAFVVGQAASGLVTSLVNDIVNPLIGLFLPAGNLDAMSAKMTNISGEITEFRYGHLISKIIDFLIIALVVFIAYKQLSRFKLVDDKTIPKNNSL comes from the coding sequence TTGAGTAATGATGATATAAAGAAGAGCGAGCAAAATGAGGAAGTATTAATAGTAAGAAAAACACTCGCTCAAGAATTTTTTGACTTTTTAAAAACATTTGGTATAATTGGGTTGGCACTAGCCTTTGTTGTAGGTCAGGCTGCTTCTGGACTGGTAACTTCATTAGTAAATGACATTGTAAATCCGCTAATTGGATTATTTTTACCTGCGGGAAATCTAGATGCAATGTCTGCTAAAATGACCAATATATCAGGTGAGATTACAGAGTTTAGATATGGGCATCTTATATCAAAAATTATCGATTTTCTGATAATTGCTCTAGTGGTGTTTATTGCATATAAGCAACTATCGCGGTTTAAACTGGTAGACGATAAAACTATACCTAAGAATAATAGTCTCTAA
- a CDS encoding multicopper oxidase domain-containing protein — protein MQISSNHPLGTFWYHSHLHRPSYKQVSNGLSGLIVIDGLVGLLPESLQGLKQ, from the coding sequence ATTCAAATTTCCAGTAACCATCCATTAGGAACGTTCTGGTATCATTCGCATCTACATCGTCCCTCATATAAACAAGTTTCAAACGGATTGTCTGGTCTAATCGTGATCGACGGGCTGGTAGGGTTGCTCCCAGAATCTTTGCAAGGTCTCAAGCAGTAG
- a CDS encoding multicopper oxidase domain-containing protein: MHTNDFQVMSVNGKPYEARGLQDTVVLPGHGEVVIRIAFDDFAGKFVYHCHIMFHGDGGMMGVVGLMK; the protein is encoded by the coding sequence ATTCACACTAATGACTTCCAAGTAATGTCAGTAAATGGTAAACCATACGAGGCACGCGGTTTGCAGGATACTGTAGTTCTTCCTGGGCACGGTGAAGTAGTAATTCGTATCGCATTTGACGATTTCGCTGGAAAGTTTGTTTATCACTGCCACATTATGTTTCATGGGGATGGTGGCATGATGGGTGTTGTCGGGTTAATGAAGTGA